A DNA window from Halogeometricum borinquense DSM 11551 contains the following coding sequences:
- a CDS encoding ABC transporter ATP-binding protein: MTETTPTTDSAAIRLTDVTRTFGDVTAVNELDMRVSRGEIYGFLGPNGAGKTTTIGMLVNFLRPSSGRVRVFGHDPQTDELTIKNRTGILSEGFTPYPKLSGLRHVELACQLHNEDEPLGYLERVGLADDAEQKAGGYSRGMTRRLGLAMALVGDPDLLILDEPIAGLDPLGAARVKEIIEEENTKGATVFFSSHQLGHVQAVCDRVEIIKDGSLVREAQMEELLGQANEGPTIRINVNSTPERVPETVEMIDGVTDAWISESDICVKCSRTDVRSDVVIALSEAGIEVVDFETETQSLEDVFTAVMD; the protein is encoded by the coding sequence ATGACTGAGACAACGCCGACGACAGATAGCGCTGCGATTAGGCTCACAGACGTGACCAGAACGTTCGGAGATGTTACCGCAGTGAACGAGTTAGACATGCGCGTTTCCCGTGGTGAGATATACGGATTTCTCGGGCCGAATGGAGCGGGAAAGACGACTACGATTGGGATGTTGGTGAACTTCCTCAGGCCCTCCAGCGGACGGGTTCGAGTGTTTGGTCATGACCCTCAGACGGACGAACTCACAATCAAGAACCGAACAGGAATCCTCTCAGAAGGATTCACGCCATATCCGAAGTTATCCGGACTGCGCCACGTGGAGTTGGCCTGCCAGCTCCATAATGAAGACGAGCCCCTCGGTTATCTTGAACGGGTTGGACTTGCCGATGACGCCGAGCAGAAGGCTGGAGGATACTCACGTGGTATGACTCGACGACTTGGACTTGCGATGGCACTAGTTGGAGACCCGGATTTGCTCATCCTCGATGAGCCGATTGCGGGCCTTGATCCGTTGGGTGCCGCCCGGGTCAAAGAGATAATTGAGGAGGAGAACACGAAGGGAGCGACAGTCTTTTTCTCCTCGCATCAACTGGGGCACGTGCAAGCGGTTTGCGACCGGGTCGAAATCATAAAAGACGGGAGCTTGGTTAGGGAAGCGCAGATGGAAGAGCTTCTCGGACAGGCGAACGAGGGTCCAACAATAAGGATAAACGTTAATTCGACGCCTGAGCGTGTCCCAGAGACGGTTGAGATGATCGACGGTGTTACGGACGCTTGGATCAGTGAGTCAGATATCTGTGTCAAATGCTCTCGGACTGACGTTCGTTCTGACGTCGTAATCGCGCTGTCTGAGGCCGGCATAGAGGTAGTGGACTTCGAGACGGAGACCCAGTCTCTCGAAGATGTCTTTACTGCAGTCATGGACTGA
- a CDS encoding ABC transporter permease, with product MSALARLEGRRLFKSKSVLVLFAFLMFSSWRIGTDVDVLDGTAATRSSYYMILTKPETVDAVYAIFGFVDTTWHFHSFVFLIPIVGLLLGYATIVNLRTKGQIRTMLSLPCSRQEILLGMSLGRIAVFVLALVVALAVGWIGITNNFETASVWSYLAFSASTVAYGLAWLSIGIALSVSFSTARRVSMVVTFVIVNVFVGLQSYILGLVGVFPSGMILDPTQAYLVLVAAPHEEMIPKLYQIAVGQVDSFGQGFMSTGMVSLDPPVYFSWPIAGLVLLLWIVCPLLYAWKRIEGMEVDQ from the coding sequence ATGAGTGCCTTGGCGCGCTTGGAGGGCCGTCGTCTGTTCAAATCGAAATCAGTGCTCGTCCTGTTTGCGTTTTTGATGTTCTCATCTTGGCGTATCGGGACGGACGTGGACGTTTTGGATGGGACTGCAGCTACGAGGAGCTCATACTATATGATTCTCACCAAACCCGAGACGGTTGATGCCGTCTACGCTATCTTCGGGTTTGTTGACACCACTTGGCACTTTCACTCGTTCGTATTTCTCATTCCGATAGTCGGGTTGCTGCTCGGCTACGCGACGATTGTTAATCTCCGAACGAAGGGACAGATACGGACGATGTTATCGCTGCCCTGTTCGCGTCAGGAAATTCTACTCGGGATGTCTCTCGGTCGAATCGCCGTTTTCGTGTTGGCGTTAGTTGTGGCGTTGGCCGTCGGCTGGATTGGAATCACAAATAACTTCGAGACTGCATCGGTCTGGAGCTATCTCGCGTTTTCAGCTTCGACGGTAGCCTACGGACTCGCGTGGCTGAGTATCGGGATTGCGCTCTCTGTTTCGTTCTCTACGGCTCGGCGAGTATCGATGGTCGTTACTTTTGTGATTGTCAACGTTTTCGTCGGTTTGCAATCGTATATTCTCGGTCTCGTCGGAGTATTCCCATCGGGGATGATTTTAGATCCCACTCAAGCGTATCTCGTCCTCGTTGCTGCGCCCCACGAAGAAATGATCCCGAAATTATATCAGATCGCTGTTGGACAAGTCGATAGCTTTGGACAGGGCTTTATGTCAACCGGGATGGTATCGCTGGACCCGCCAGTGTACTTCTCGTGGCCAATTGCTGGTTTGGTGCTTTTGCTCTGGATTGTGTGTCCACTACTATACGCTTGGAAGCGAATCGAAGGGATGGAGGTTGATCAATAA